ACAATAATTAAAGAGAgtttatttgttaatttttgatatacaagaaaaattattttctcaaCAAACACTCTTTCATAAGAGAATTGGGAAAAACAACGATTAACCAAACCTAGATGCAAGATAATTTGGATGGTATTGAGTATCAATTCCTTCTTCTCCTTTTGGTAATTGGTCGATTTGGTACTCCAATTACAGCTTCTTTTGCGAGAAGCAACATACACTCTGAGACCTCCATGGCATCCACATAATCTTTCACCATACGCTGAAGGGCTGGTGAACTCTGCAACAATTCTTTGTTTTGGGAGAATTGTGAAGCTTCTTGTTCTTTCTCTCGCATTTCAAGTTCCGTAGCCTTCTTGTGTTCCTCCTCTGTAAGAACTTCAACAGCAGATAACTCCTGACATAGCCTCTCACCAACTTCATTCGATGCGTTATTTTCTCGTACATTTGCTCCGACAACATTTGACCTGCGCTTCCTCCGAAGATATTTGTCTGCAACAACGTCAACACTTGGATGCGCATAAGAGTAAGGCTTTTGCCCAGGAGAGAACATAACAATAGCAACTTCTGCACCGCACAAAACAGACAATTCGTTTGCTTTTTTGAACAAACCTGTGCGGCGCTTGGAAAACGTTACTAGCTTGGTGTTGGGATTCTTCACCTCTGCAATTTCAATCCTACGACGACCCATGATTCCAGAACAAGATCGCTGAAAGAGAAGGGTTTCTGTGATGATTCATTTCCCCACACTTCTTTCTTTATATACTCCCTCAAAATGTTACACATCTTTCTAATATTGAAATTACAGTtcctaactttttttttgtacGCGTATTggaaatgttttaatttattaaattggtGCTATCAATAGTTTTGGCTTCATCTcttcacattttttaatttaattttaaatatgtagccatctttcaatttttttaaaacaaaaatacaacTTCTATATTCGTTAGATATATATTATTGCAGGAAATAccaataattcttttatttattaacgttgttttctcaaatatttatttgagtTGTTACAAAGACGGTGTAGATGAAAAAATATCGTATATATACATTCTTACGAAAATTATTAGATATATATTTCGGACcaataatataattacaaaaatatgagATGAAAAGAAGAAGGTTGCTAAAATATATATCTATTGTGTATTGTCTTTCATTTTGTAAAAGGTAACACATTTAGTAAGTAAGAGGTACCTTTGAATTTAAGAGTGATATTAATCAGATGAAGTCAATGAcacaagtattaaataaaatattaattatatgtaATGGTATCATTAAATGTTATAGTtactaattataatatatattaaaataaagaaatgcaataaatgataatttaatgtgtcattaatattttttgggGCAAATATggcatttatatatatatatatatatatatatatatatatatatatttttctaaattcaactaaatatttaacaaaattcttaatttttttaatgaaaattttcatgttaggcatcactatgcaacttgacatctcagctaggctgacatctcaagtaacaacaatcatctgtcatcacatgaaaaagtattattaaaaaaaggaaaaagaaagaaaatacaaaaatatggggggactagaccaaaacccacatgttaacaaaaacgatacataagtagactatacctattcataaagaattctaagaacatactagatggaagtctattataccaatgaaatgattgtctatgaatgaaccctaaattagccaacttatcagcacatgcatttccctcacgaaaaatatgagtaaccctaaacctgattgtcctacagaaattaagacaagtattccatcgattacgaagcatccacggaacagtagtcctagcagtaaacgcagcacaaaccaagacagaatcacattcaagccaaacattagtaagtcccatcttttgagcttcctccatagcatgtataactccataaaactcagcaaccaaagcagtttgaacttcaagaaaccctgaaaaagcaccaataaattctcccatactcccacgaaaaatacctccacaagtagcaagaccaggataccccctagcagccccatcagtgttaattttaacccagcctggtgaaggaaattcccatctaactggaagaggatgaagaactttcccactacgagtcttaataccaaaaaacttaatcacgttgaaatccaacatatcattcttcattgaagctttagacgaatttcccactagacgagttaaatctttaattaccgaaatagccttagaaacctcaatcttatcctgaaatctagcataattcctcatacgccatatcatccatatagaaaaggttgtcacagcaagtttaatcaatttaaccaaaggactaccatcactcttaataaaagaaagaagatcatccttattagagaaatgagaagtaagaaaaatttgtcgaacccaactccaaatatgtaatgcattagaacattcaaaaaatagatgttgaatagattcttcatgcttttcacaaagcgtacacatagaacatatatgcaaacccttattctgaatatgcaGATCTGTAGGAAGTCTTCCATGAAAAATTTTCCAGAGTACTAAAGTTTTGGAAGgtggaatagatgaagaccaaatgaacttaccccaaccacctggaactcctggttccaagaaaaaagtcctagccgatttaagagtgaaacgaccagactcatctagaatccaattaggaatatcttgttcctctctaaccatga
The sequence above is a segment of the Phaseolus vulgaris cultivar G19833 chromosome 2, P. vulgaris v2.0, whole genome shotgun sequence genome. Coding sequences within it:
- the LOC137809829 gene encoding uncharacterized protein isoform X2, whose product is MGRRRIEIAEVKNPNTKLVTFSKRRTDKYLRRKRRSNVVGANVRENNASNEVGERLCQELSAVEVLTEEEHKKATELEMREKEQEASQFSQNKELLQSSPALQRMVKDYVDAMEVSECMLLLAKEAVIGVPNRPITKRRRRN
- the LOC137809829 gene encoding agamous-like MADS-box protein AGL29 isoform X1, with product MGRRRIEIAEVKNPNTKLVTFSKRRTGLFKKANELSVLCGAEVAIVMFSPGQKPYSYAHPSVDVVADKYLRRKRRSNVVGANVRENNASNEVGERLCQELSAVEVLTEEEHKKATELEMREKEQEASQFSQNKELLQSSPALQRMVKDYVDAMEVSECMLLLAKEAVIGVPNRPITKRRRRN